The genomic stretch AAAAGCAAAGGTGTATTTTATTGGTAAAAATGTTGAAATAGATATAGAATTATCAAAAATCAGGTTTTTGGATGTAACAAAAACAGGGAAACCACATAAATATAAAATTTGCAATGTTTGCCATATTTTAAAAGAAGACTACAAAGACTTTGATATTAACCAAACTGATGCAAAAGGTAGAAAAACTACACGTCCTACGTGTACGAAATGTCGAAAAATCATTGATGGTGTAGCTATCAAACCTTCTGAAAAAAAGAGAATGAATGATATTAAACCTGATAAATTTTTCATTTGTCCGATTTGTAAAAAATCTTCAATACCGTTTATAACAGCCAATTTAGTCGTTGATCACGACCACGACACAGGAAACGCAAGAGACTGGATTTGCGATAGTTGCAACACGGGTTTGGGTCGCTTTAAAGACAGCATTGAGTTAATGCAAGAAGCTATTAAATATTTAAAAAAACACGCACAAGGTCAAAAAAGCTGAGGATGTGTCATTTCTAGTCTTTTGATAGAAATGTTAGTATATTCTTTAGAAATTTCCATTCCTAAGTAGTTCCTTTTGGTCAACTTAGCCATTTTACAGGTAGTCCCAGAACCGCTCATTGGATCAAAAACTAAATCTCCCTCATTAGTCCATGATAAAATATGATCACGAGCAAGTTTTTCAGGAAAAATAGCGGTATGTTGAAATGCAATTTTGTCATTTGTTGAACCCCCAAGACCAACAGCATAACTCCATATGTTTGTTAAAGTTTTTTCTTTTTTAAGTTCGGCAACAACTTTATTATTAATACCATCTGCTTTT from Lentimicrobiaceae bacterium encodes the following:
- a CDS encoding endonuclease VII domain-containing protein, which translates into the protein MIKVNDFVFLTEKYKDIDKNSVGFVEKVTTSKAKVYFIGKNVEIDIELSKIRFLDVTKTGKPHKYKICNVCHILKEDYKDFDINQTDAKGRKTTRPTCTKCRKIIDGVAIKPSEKKRMNDIKPDKFFICPICKKSSIPFITANLVVDHDHDTGNARDWICDSCNTGLGRFKDSIELMQEAIKYLKKHAQGQKS